TCACCGTAGTTGCGATCGTCATCGTGCAGAATCTCGGCAAGCTTGCGGAACGGGAGTCGCTCTTTGGGCCGAAAAGCAATCGCTAAACGGGGGCCGCGGTCTCGGGCTTCGGCAGCGCTGGCGGCCCGAGAATACGTTTGAGTTCCGTTGCGTCGACGGTCTCTTCACGCAGGAGCGTCGCGACCAACGCCTCGATCCGATCGTGCACGCCGGCCAGCAGCGAGCGCACGTGCTCGTGTGACTCCGCGAGCAAACGCTCGACGTCGCGATCGATGCGCGCCGCCGTCGCCTCGCTGTACTCTCTCCCCTGCGCCATCTCGTAACCGAGAAATGGCTGTTGCTCGTCCGTGCGAAAGGCAAGCAGTCCGAGCTCTCCCATGCCCCATCGCGCTACCATGCGGCGCGCAAGCACTGTCGCTTCGACGAGGTCGTTCTCGGCGCCGGTAGAGATCTCGCCGAGCGCAAGTTCTTCCGCCGTTCTACCGCCGAGCATCACCGCGAGCCTTGCCATGAGATAGGCTCTGCTCAAGTTGTGCCGCTCCTCGCCGGGAATCTGTTCCGTCATTCCGAGGGCCCGGCCGCGCGGCACGATCGTGACCTTCTGTACCGCATCGGCTCCCGGCGTCAACCACGCGGTAATCGCGTGCCCTGACTCATGATATGCCACGACCTTGCGTTCGCCCGGGTCCACGAGGCGCGTGTGCGTCGCTCCCAAGCGGATCTTGTCGTGCGCTTCCCAGAAATCCGCCTGCGCGACGGTGGTGCGATCTTTGCGAGCGGCAATCAGCGCCGCCTCGTTGCAGAGGTTCGCGAGATCCGCGCCGCTGAGACCGATCGTAGCCGCCGCAACCGCGGCGAGATCGATGTCCGGTCCGAGCTTGATAGGACGCGTGTGAATCCGCAGGATGCCCTCGCGTCCGGGCCGATCCGGAAGATCGACCGTCACCTGACGATCGAAACGTCCGGGGCGCAGCAGCGCCGGGTCGAGGACGTCGGGGCGGTTCGTTGCTGCGAGAATGATGACGTCGTAACGGGAATCGAATCCGTCAAGCTCGCCCAGGAGCTGATTGAGCGTCTGCTCGCGCTCGTCGTTTACCGTG
The nucleotide sequence above comes from Candidatus Dormiibacterota bacterium. Encoded proteins:
- the ftsH gene encoding ATP-dependent zinc metalloprotease FtsH, producing the protein MAEQQPGSNPRPPQERPRNPPGAQPRSPWGFAWWIALAFLIVWNFAIFFPPRQNAQTVPYSIFLAQVRAGNVSAVHITGDQIAGAFARPYAQPASDIRRVDAIAGQPVPTVSPPPKTIAFATTFPATQGDGGLVALLEQHHVIVDVSTTTTPWFWQIVGSWLPALLLIGLFIWLLSSIGRGQAGLMSSFGRSRAKRYAAGMEKVTFDDVAAAEAAKEDLQEEVDFLRHPQKYRAIGARIPRGVLLVGAPGTGKTLLAKAVAGEAGVPFLSLNASEFVEMFVGVGASRVRDLFNQAKEIAPAIIFIDELDAVGRRRGAGIGTVNDEREQTLNQLLGELDGFDSRYDVIILAATNRPDVLDPALLRPGRFDRQVTVDLPDRPGREGILRIHTRPIKLGPDIDLAAVAAATIGLSGADLANLCNEAALIAARKDRTTVAQADFWEAHDKIRLGATHTRLVDPGERKVVAYHESGHAITAWLTPGADAVQKVTIVPRGRALGMTEQIPGEERHNLSRAYLMARLAVMLGGRTAEELALGEISTGAENDLVEATVLARRMVARWGMGELGLLAFRTDEQQPFLGYEMAQGREYSEATAARIDRDVERLLAESHEHVRSLLAGVHDRIEALVATLLREETVDATELKRILGPPALPKPETAAPV